One Ooceraea biroi isolate clonal line C1 chromosome 6, Obir_v5.4, whole genome shotgun sequence genomic window carries:
- the LOC105286649 gene encoding transcription factor E2F3, with protein sequence MPRVRRQVILEEPARPVTPDITETKLLKSELLEEGSLDEVQPQKVAEETPSPHLQDHQYGQTPCYQITRKPTQPMVRTEILSHTVKRRLNLEVATTGSGQSTFKAPRGKRRRSGSSSLAGHTPTKTKTVERTRYDTSLSLLTKKFIHLVESSQDGVVDLNVASEKLEVQKRRIYDITNVLEGIGILEKKSKNNIQWKGGQLPNNRNDIANLRKEVADLEAKENTLDRLIHGADKNLRELCADRQYAYVTYHDLRSVPMYKDQAIMAVKAPPEATLHVPQPVNNLGQQKLQMHMRSEHGEIEVFLCPDDPAVKTSPCHGYATTQIVPQSKEPDIPCLPPELLVNRDSDVRVEPLPSSSDEDINARLCTPVITSITSMKDAFLCESDDYGPMGGGKFQLQTEDQISTSDLSILDFGEQLLTLEPPLSENDYSFSLGTEEGLSDLFDFKF encoded by the exons ATGCCTCGGGTAAGAAGACAGGTAATCCTGGAGGAACCGGCCAGGCCTGTTACGCCGGACATAAcagaaacaaaattat TGAAGTCCGAGTTGCTGGAGGAGGGATCCCTGGACGAGGTTCAGCCACAAAAAGTGGCGGAGGAGACCCCGAGTCCTCATTTACAAGATCATCAGTATGGACAGACGCCTTGTTACCAGATAACGAGGAAGCCCACACAGCCAATGGTGCGAACCGAG ATATTGTCTCACACGGTAAAAAGAAGACTGAATCTGGAGGTGGCGACCACTGGTTCCGGCCAGTCCACCTTCAAGGCACCGAGAGGTAAACGCAGGAGGTCCGGCTCGAGCTCCCTCGCTGGTCACACGCCGACCAAAA CTAAAACGGTAGAGAGGACGCGCTACGACACGTCGTTGAGCTTGCTCACGAAAAAATTCATCCACCTGGTAGAGAGCAGCCAGGATGGCGTGGTGGATTTGAATGTAGCGTCTGAAAAGCTGGAGGTACAAAAACGTCGTATATACGACATTACTAATGTTTTAGAGGGCATTGGTATCTTAgagaagaaaagtaaaaacaaTATCCAGTGGAA GGGCGGCCAGTTACCGAACAATCGGAACGATATCGCCAATCTCAGGAAGGAGGTCGCGGACTTAGAAGCTAAGGAGAACACCCTGGATCGATTGATTCACGGTGCTGACAAAAACCTGCGCGAGCTCTGCGCCGACAGACAATACGCTTATGTAACGTATCACGATTTACGATCGGTCCCGATGTACAAAGACCAAGCTATCATGGCTGTGAAAGCCCCGCCAGAGGCTACCCTCCATGTCCCGCAACCTGTCAATAACCTTGGCCAGCAAAAA CTTCAGATGCATATGAGGTCGGAACACGGGGAGATAGAGGTGTTCCTGTGCCCGGATGATCCCGCGGTGAAAACGTCGCCGTGTCACGGATACGCGACGACGCAAATTGTGCCTCAATCAAAAGAGCCCGATATACCTTGCTTGCCTCCCGAACTCTTGGTCAATAGAGATAGCGACGTGCGAGTCGAGCCGTTACCCTCGTCCTCCGACGAGGATATCAATGCCCGTCTCTGTACTCCCGTAATTACCAGTATAACAAGCATGAAGGATGCGTTCTTATGTGAATCCGATGATTATGGACCAATGGGTGGCGGCAAGTTCCAACTTCAAACAGAGGACCAAATCAGCACTTCAG ATCTGAGTATTCTCGATTTTGGGGAACAACTGCTGACTTTGGAACCGCCTCTCTCCGAGAACGACTACTCGTTCTCGTTAGGCACTGAGGAGGGTCTTTCGGATCTCTTCGATTTCAAATTCTAG